A genomic window from Blastococcus saxobsidens DD2 includes:
- a CDS encoding OmpA/MotB family protein produces MSTGHGRRKAKKHEEEEHENHERWMVSYADMMTLLFVLFVVLFAMSQVDKDKFAALAKGLAASFGGPISVTPAATPEGSVLDGLPGVIDIASAIPPDPSVQQAQVEQAAAQAAIERAERIAAEARQAYDDLAAAREAIQEALAAAGHAGAARYEIDERGLVVHIVADQVLFDAERAVLRPEGAAILDAIAPTLTGLPNQLGIEGHANHLPVTPGGMWPSNWELSAYRATTVVRHLGGRGVPQPRMSANGHSSTRPLVPESDPDAISVNRRVDIVVLSTASAEANALLPGIDAAHQGVTE; encoded by the coding sequence GTGAGCACCGGGCACGGCCGCCGCAAGGCGAAGAAGCACGAGGAGGAGGAGCACGAGAACCATGAGCGGTGGATGGTGTCCTACGCGGACATGATGACGCTGCTGTTCGTGCTGTTCGTGGTGCTCTTCGCGATGAGCCAGGTCGACAAGGACAAGTTCGCGGCCCTGGCCAAGGGGCTGGCCGCGAGCTTCGGCGGGCCGATCTCGGTGACGCCGGCGGCAACCCCCGAGGGCTCGGTGCTCGACGGGCTGCCCGGGGTCATCGACATCGCGTCGGCGATCCCGCCGGACCCCAGCGTCCAGCAGGCGCAGGTCGAGCAGGCTGCGGCCCAGGCCGCGATCGAACGCGCCGAGCGCATCGCCGCCGAGGCGCGGCAGGCCTACGACGACCTGGCGGCTGCCCGGGAGGCGATCCAGGAGGCCCTGGCGGCCGCCGGCCACGCCGGCGCGGCGCGCTACGAGATCGACGAGCGCGGGCTGGTCGTGCACATCGTGGCCGACCAGGTGCTCTTCGACGCCGAACGCGCCGTCCTCCGGCCCGAGGGCGCCGCCATCCTCGACGCCATCGCCCCCACGTTGACCGGGCTGCCCAACCAGCTGGGCATCGAGGGGCACGCCAACCACCTGCCGGTGACCCCCGGCGGGATGTGGCCGTCGAACTGGGAGCTCTCGGCCTACCGCGCCACGACCGTCGTCCGTCATCTGGGCGGCCGGGGCGTCCCGCAGCCCCGCATGTCGGCCAACGGCCACTCGTCGACCCGGCCGCTGGTGCCCGAGTCCGACCCCGATGCGATCTCGGTGAACCGCCGGGTCGACATCGTCGTCCTGTCCACCGCCTCGGCAGAGGCCAACGCGCTGCTGCCGGGGATCGACGCCGCCCACCAGGGAGTGACCGAATGA
- a CDS encoding motility protein A, giving the protein MDPATLMGFILSMVALLIFMVMEGADPTSLLFLPAIILVIVATFGAAMSGQTMDDLKKMPGWFTMAVMPAKVPPPTDQIRTLVSLAEKARKEGLLALEAQVKAIEDPFLRRGLQMGIDGTDPEELRAVLESEIAAKKSEDKVAAKFMNTMGGYAPTIGIVGCIVGLMNVMGNLSNPEALGPMIAAAFVATLWGVMAANFWFLPMGAKILRVSELQAAQMELLVEGITEIQAGTSPRAVRLKLTSLVPPGSIAKEAA; this is encoded by the coding sequence GTGGATCCAGCCACTCTCATGGGGTTCATCCTCTCGATGGTCGCCCTCCTGATCTTCATGGTCATGGAGGGCGCCGACCCGACGTCCCTGCTCTTCCTCCCGGCGATCATCCTGGTCATCGTCGCCACCTTCGGTGCGGCCATGTCCGGGCAGACCATGGACGACCTCAAGAAGATGCCCGGCTGGTTCACGATGGCGGTGATGCCGGCCAAGGTGCCGCCGCCGACCGACCAGATCCGGACCCTGGTCTCCCTCGCGGAGAAGGCCCGCAAGGAGGGCCTGCTCGCGCTGGAGGCGCAGGTCAAGGCGATCGAGGACCCGTTCCTGCGGCGCGGCCTGCAGATGGGCATCGACGGCACCGACCCCGAGGAGCTGCGCGCGGTCCTGGAGAGCGAGATCGCGGCCAAGAAGTCGGAGGACAAGGTCGCCGCCAAGTTCATGAACACGATGGGCGGCTACGCCCCGACCATCGGCATCGTCGGCTGCATCGTCGGCCTGATGAACGTCATGGGGAACCTGAGCAACCCCGAGGCGCTGGGCCCGATGATCGCCGCGGCGTTCGTCGCCACCCTGTGGGGCGTCATGGCCGCGAACTTCTGGTTCCTCCCCATGGGAGCCAAGATCCTGCGGGTCAGCGAGCTGCAGGCCGCCCAGATGGAGCTGCTCGTCGAGGGCATCACCGAGATCCAGGCCGGCACCAGCCCGCGCGCCGTCCGGCTCAAGCTGACCTCCCTGGTGCCTCCGGGCTCCATCGCCAAGGAGGCGGCGTGA